A genome region from Methanobacterium bryantii includes the following:
- a CDS encoding DUF7847 domain-containing protein: MDIGDYYSKSIESFRRNWKITVPSIVASILTVLLFTVGFFGVMATLSPNLSIMWNFKLSIFSQINLNTLLTAGMILLIIEILIFVINAFRTAATVGMAKQIIMDSSASLDIAWKDGIKYFPKIFVVSLIKMILMVIVAIPLILSFYLLFNNMILGGISLLLAGSLIFFTGYILISLIFFVFNQSIVVGQKSVIGSIKDSYNIFWNNKLTVFLVALINGVISLVIGFILGIIFTPLAVVAGPLATQISGLLVSIILVPYFALVMTYMYMELKMGFQWINGDIKDHIVSTEK; encoded by the coding sequence ATGGATATAGGGGATTATTATTCAAAATCGATTGAAAGTTTTAGGAGAAATTGGAAAATAACTGTACCTTCGATAGTAGCTTCAATATTAACTGTATTATTATTTACTGTGGGCTTTTTTGGGGTAATGGCAACTTTATCGCCTAATTTAAGCATTATGTGGAATTTCAAATTATCTATATTCTCTCAAATTAATTTAAATACCCTGCTTACAGCTGGCATGATTCTACTAATCATTGAAATATTGATATTTGTTATAAATGCATTTAGAACTGCTGCTACGGTTGGAATGGCTAAACAAATAATAATGGACAGCTCTGCAAGTCTTGATATTGCATGGAAAGATGGAATAAAATATTTCCCCAAAATATTCGTGGTTTCACTTATAAAGATGATTTTGATGGTTATAGTGGCTATACCTCTAATTTTAAGCTTTTATTTGCTTTTTAATAACATGATACTAGGCGGAATTTCACTGCTTTTAGCCGGTTCGCTGATATTCTTCACTGGTTATATCTTAATTTCATTGATATTCTTTGTATTTAACCAGTCAATAGTTGTAGGTCAAAAATCAGTTATAGGCTCAATTAAAGACAGCTACAATATATTCTGGAATAATAAACTCACCGTATTCCTTGTCGCGTTAATTAATGGTGTTATTTCACTGGTAATAGGTTTTATACTGGGAATTATTTTTACACCTTTAGCTGTGGTAGCTGGTCCGCTTGCAACCCAGATTTCAGGGCTTTTGGTAAGTATCATACTTGTCCCTTATTTTGCCCTGGTGATGACTTACATGTACATGGAATTAAAAATGGGTTTCCAGTGGATTAACGGTGATATAAAGGATCATATAGTGTCAACTGAAAAATAA
- a CDS encoding aconitase X catalytic domain-containing protein — protein sequence MYLTPQEEKMLEGEYGSSVQKSMEILVALGDIYNAEKLVNITSAQISGVSYKTIGDAGLEFLEDMAHDAKVIVPSTLNPAGVDLDRKDLGFSGEFTKWQLKIIEAYRKMDITTTCTCTPYLVGNVPMIGDHIAWSESSAVAYVNSVIGAKTNREGGPGALSAAICGKTPEYGYHLDEERKANLIVELDTKIKGTDYGAIGYIIGKAVGDGVPYFKFKNSSKRDNLKSLGAALASSGAVALYHVENLTPEYKFALEGLENSDLEKISIGRQEINEAKEKLSTSSKKPDLICLGCPHASIEEIKTIAEKVAGKELQNELWVCTSISVKAAADRMGYTDMIEKAGGKMVCDTCMVVAPIEELGFDVIGVDSAKAANYVPSMCGLDVVFDELENMIVEK from the coding sequence ATGTACCTTACACCCCAAGAAGAAAAAATGCTCGAAGGCGAATACGGGTCTTCAGTTCAAAAAAGTATGGAAATATTAGTCGCCTTAGGTGATATATACAACGCTGAAAAACTGGTGAACATAACATCAGCACAGATATCCGGAGTTTCATATAAAACAATTGGAGACGCCGGTTTAGAATTTTTAGAGGACATGGCCCATGACGCAAAAGTCATAGTCCCATCAACCCTGAACCCTGCTGGTGTCGACCTCGATAGAAAAGACCTTGGATTTAGTGGTGAATTTACAAAATGGCAGTTAAAGATAATTGAAGCCTACAGGAAGATGGATATAACCACCACATGCACATGTACTCCTTATCTTGTCGGAAACGTTCCTATGATCGGAGATCACATCGCATGGTCCGAATCATCTGCTGTAGCATATGTAAACTCAGTAATCGGTGCTAAAACAAACAGGGAAGGCGGACCCGGAGCACTTTCGGCTGCAATCTGTGGAAAAACCCCAGAATATGGTTACCATCTCGACGAAGAAAGGAAAGCTAATTTAATTGTTGAACTTGATACTAAAATTAAGGGAACAGATTACGGTGCTATTGGTTACATTATTGGGAAAGCTGTAGGTGATGGAGTTCCTTATTTTAAATTTAAAAACAGCTCAAAAAGAGATAACTTGAAAAGTTTAGGTGCTGCACTTGCTTCATCAGGCGCCGTTGCACTTTACCATGTTGAAAATTTAACTCCAGAATACAAGTTTGCACTTGAAGGACTCGAAAACAGTGATCTGGAAAAAATCAGCATTGGCAGACAAGAAATCAACGAAGCAAAAGAAAAACTTTCAACAAGCAGTAAAAAACCAGATTTAATATGTTTAGGCTGTCCGCATGCATCCATCGAAGAAATTAAGACTATTGCAGAGAAAGTGGCTGGGAAAGAGCTTCAAAACGAGTTATGGGTTTGCACATCAATTTCAGTTAAAGCAGCCGCCGACAGGATGGGCTACACTGACATGATTGAAAAAGCCGGCGGAAAAATGGTATGCGACACATGTATGGTAGTTGCACCAATTGAAGAACTTGGATTCGATGTCATCGGAGTAGATTCCGCTAAAGCAGCGAATTACGTGCCGAGTATGTGCGGCTTAGATGTTGTTTTCGATGAATTAGAGAACATGATTGTCGAAAAATAG
- a CDS encoding DHH family phosphoesterase — protein MTQEAQHYLLNRAEEACSILKEHIKKDHVVRVISHNDSDGLSAAGVMCNAISKQGGKFHVTIVPRLKEEFVRKLRNERYKLFVFCDMGSAYPDLIGKLKADSIIADHHQVLGDQDKEYENLIHVNPHLFGMDGTRDVSASGVSYLTVRGMDNVELTGLALAGAYGDMQCSEEIIGVNKMMLDEGLNAGVIEEHEDLKITYKKEEPLYKALSYTFNPALKGISGDPEGTKAFLEERGLSYGIKFDDLAEEEKDLLKEELIKITPKIFDKVYSIPRETPALRNIEDYSRILDACGKNKKYGVGLSICIGERENALEEGITFAKKYRDNLVKGIDWIKKEGSVQLDNIQYIYTEDKARKSLMGTISSIGLELEILNPNKPVIAISKMDNIIKISGRTSMDLIRKGVNLGYALGEAAKSFNGAGGGHNIAAGAVVPFKDMDNFTDIVDEIVGTQIRQ, from the coding sequence ATGACCCAAGAAGCGCAGCATTACTTGTTAAATAGAGCTGAAGAAGCCTGCTCCATTTTAAAGGAGCACATTAAAAAGGATCATGTTGTGAGAGTAATCTCACACAATGATTCTGATGGATTGTCCGCTGCAGGAGTAATGTGTAATGCAATTTCCAAACAAGGCGGTAAATTCCATGTCACAATAGTTCCAAGACTCAAAGAAGAGTTTGTAAGAAAATTAAGGAACGAACGGTACAAACTATTCGTTTTCTGTGATATGGGTAGTGCATACCCTGATCTTATAGGTAAATTAAAAGCGGATTCCATAATTGCCGACCATCATCAGGTGTTAGGTGATCAAGACAAGGAATACGAAAATTTAATTCATGTAAATCCCCATCTCTTTGGAATGGACGGAACAAGAGACGTAAGTGCTTCAGGAGTTTCTTATTTAACCGTCCGCGGAATGGACAATGTAGAGCTTACAGGGCTTGCATTGGCCGGTGCTTACGGAGATATGCAGTGCAGTGAAGAGATCATAGGCGTCAACAAGATGATGCTTGATGAAGGTCTAAATGCTGGTGTAATCGAAGAACATGAAGACCTTAAAATAACCTATAAAAAGGAAGAACCACTTTATAAAGCGCTTTCATATACTTTTAACCCTGCTTTAAAGGGTATTTCTGGAGATCCTGAAGGAACTAAAGCATTCCTGGAAGAGAGAGGATTATCTTACGGGATTAAGTTTGATGATTTAGCAGAGGAAGAGAAGGACCTGTTAAAAGAAGAACTCATCAAGATAACCCCTAAAATATTTGACAAAGTTTACAGCATACCACGTGAAACTCCCGCTTTACGAAATATCGAAGATTATTCAAGGATCCTTGATGCCTGCGGTAAAAATAAAAAGTACGGTGTCGGACTGAGCATTTGCATTGGGGAAAGAGAGAATGCTCTTGAAGAAGGTATAACATTTGCTAAAAAATACAGAGACAACCTGGTTAAAGGCATAGACTGGATTAAAAAAGAGGGATCAGTTCAATTAGATAATATTCAATATATTTACACTGAAGACAAAGCCCGGAAAAGTTTAATGGGTACAATATCGAGTATTGGACTTGAACTTGAAATTTTAAACCCGAATAAGCCAGTGATTGCCATATCAAAGATGGACAATATCATAAAAATATCTGGGAGGACCAGCATGGACCTCATTAGAAAAGGCGTGAACCTAGGTTATGCCCTTGGGGAAGCTGCTAAAAGCTTCAATGGAGCTGGCGGAGGCCATAATATCGCTGCAGGTGCAGTGGTACCTTTTAAAGATATGGATAATTTCACTGATATCGTTGATGAGATAGTTGGGACTCAGATCCGTCAATGA
- a CDS encoding 30S ribosomal protein S15: protein MAIKPEWVEYSTEEIEELILKLTKEGNSTSKIGIILRDQYGIPDVKLITGQKITKILEKHGQGLEYPEDLMNLIRRAVNIREHLEENPKDLHTRRGLRIIESKIRRLVRYYTNEGVLPEGWRYDPRSAALLVK, encoded by the coding sequence ATGGCAATTAAGCCTGAATGGGTTGAATACTCAACCGAAGAAATAGAAGAGTTAATCTTAAAACTCACAAAAGAAGGAAACTCCACAAGCAAAATCGGAATTATATTAAGAGACCAGTACGGAATCCCCGATGTTAAACTCATAACCGGACAGAAAATAACCAAAATCCTTGAAAAACACGGCCAGGGACTTGAATACCCTGAAGATCTCATGAACCTCATAAGAAGAGCCGTAAACATAAGGGAACACCTTGAAGAAAATCCAAAAGACCTCCACACAAGGAGAGGTTTAAGGATTATCGAATCTAAAATAAGAAGATTAGTCAGATACTACACAAACGAAGGTGTACTCCCTGAAGGATGGAGATATGACCCAAGAAGCGCAGCATTACTTGTTAAATAG
- a CDS encoding XTP/dITP diphosphatase, whose product MVKVINFITGNKHKVKEAKGIFENFGIELEHTDLGYPEVQGELVDVAKFGAEYAASKLEGPAIVEDAGLFIKALNWFPGTYSSYVQETLGNEGILKLMNDVKDRYAEFRSVIGYCTPKTEPEVFLGAVPGHIAYEERGNNGFAYDPLFIPEGYDKTFGELTTDEKNEFSHRRRSLEKFASWLNEHAAED is encoded by the coding sequence ATGGTCAAAGTCATAAACTTTATAACTGGTAACAAACACAAAGTTAAAGAAGCCAAAGGAATTTTTGAAAATTTTGGCATAGAGCTTGAACATACAGATCTAGGCTACCCTGAAGTGCAGGGAGAGCTGGTTGATGTGGCCAAATTTGGTGCAGAGTATGCTGCAAGCAAACTAGAAGGACCTGCAATAGTAGAAGATGCTGGTCTTTTTATAAAAGCCTTAAACTGGTTTCCAGGGACTTATTCGTCCTACGTGCAGGAAACACTTGGTAATGAAGGCATTTTAAAGCTCATGAATGATGTTAAAGACAGATACGCCGAATTCAGGTCGGTTATTGGCTACTGCACACCCAAAACCGAGCCCGAGGTTTTTTTAGGCGCTGTTCCAGGACATATTGCATACGAAGAGCGGGGCAATAATGGATTTGCTTACGATCCGCTTTTTATTCCAGAAGGATATGATAAGACCTTTGGAGAGCTTACAACAGATGAAAAAAATGAATTTTCTCACAGGAGAAGGTCACTTGAAAAATTTGCATCATGGCTAAATGAACATGCTGCAGAGGACTGA
- a CDS encoding DUF5946 family protein, translating to MQIAHVKLAKHRKEWPKFDLPTFRGNITVYDVLDAPRGPERDEMIHKWCISVWDAYSGSHKKVANLVQTELYDKQKKRKNLRYNPE from the coding sequence GTGCAAATAGCACATGTTAAACTGGCAAAGCATAGAAAAGAATGGCCAAAATTTGATTTACCTACATTCAGAGGGAATATTACAGTTTATGATGTTCTTGATGCTCCACGAGGCCCTGAAAGAGATGAAATGATCCATAAATGGTGTATTTCAGTTTGGGATGCCTACAGTGGCAGCCATAAAAAAGTTGCGAATCTGGTGCAAACTGAACTGTATGATAAGCAGAAGAAAAGGAAAAATTTACGCTATAATCCAGAATAA
- a CDS encoding DUF5946 family protein, with protein MKSEKTEQEMFYKLSCYTQAHPDPSFIHQHAVDAFGAQYADENTKPIGLAFALIGLYLHVEKKLFRKRSANSTC; from the coding sequence ATGAAATCAGAGAAAACTGAACAGGAGATGTTCTACAAGCTTTCCTGTTACACACAAGCTCATCCCGATCCTTCGTTCATTCATCAACATGCTGTTGATGCATTTGGAGCCCAATACGCTGATGAAAATACTAAACCTATTGGTCTTGCCTTTGCTCTTATTGGCCTTTATCTGCATGTAGAAAAAAAACTTTTCAGGAAGAGAAGTGCAAATAGCACATGTTAA
- a CDS encoding bifunctional N(6)-L-threonylcarbamoyladenine synthase/serine/threonine protein kinase codes for MICIGIEGTAEKTGVGIVDSDGGILASCGNPLIPESGGIHPREAAEHHAAAIVPLIKDALKESKLNIDDIDLVAFSRGPGLGPGLRTTATAARSLALSLNVPIVGVNHCIGHVEIGKLTTGAEDPVSLYVSGGNTQVIAFESERYRVFGETLDIAIGNCLDQFARDVGLGHPGGPEVEKLAGKAKEYIKLPYAVKGMDLSFSGLLTAALRKYEGGSPLSDVCYSLQETAFSMLVEVTERALAHTKKREVLLCGGVAANSRLREMVSIMAEEHFAEFYMPPMKYCGDNGAMIAWMGQLMYKYGLTQQIEDTTVIQKYRTDQVDVPWMHKSKKHLVLPGKIAEKGAEANIYTDNWLNHEAFVKQRIPKSYRIPEIDHRLRKKRTKKEAKLLGEAKMCDVKTPLIYDINRKEHALVLEKIEGKIIKDVFEDASLDEIKVISRKIGENIAKLHNCGIIHGDLTTSNLILEDNDVVFIDFGLGKNSDLVEDKGVDLLVFKKAISGIHYKIADLCFTEILKGYETADDYEEIAEKIDEIEGRRRYTVNNTEQK; via the coding sequence TTGATTTGTATAGGAATAGAAGGAACTGCAGAAAAGACAGGGGTTGGGATCGTTGACAGCGACGGTGGGATCTTAGCATCATGTGGAAATCCCCTAATTCCAGAAAGTGGAGGTATTCACCCGCGTGAAGCTGCAGAACATCATGCTGCTGCCATTGTTCCTTTAATAAAAGACGCTCTTAAAGAATCAAAACTAAATATAGATGATATAGATTTAGTTGCTTTTTCTCGAGGCCCAGGACTTGGACCCGGACTTAGAACCACCGCAACTGCTGCGAGATCTCTTGCACTTTCGCTGAATGTCCCCATAGTTGGAGTAAACCATTGTATAGGGCATGTTGAAATTGGAAAACTCACAACTGGAGCAGAAGATCCGGTTTCGCTCTATGTAAGTGGAGGAAATACTCAGGTAATCGCTTTTGAGTCTGAAAGATACAGAGTATTTGGAGAAACCCTGGATATAGCTATAGGAAATTGCCTCGACCAGTTTGCAAGGGATGTTGGCCTTGGACACCCTGGAGGGCCAGAGGTTGAAAAACTGGCAGGTAAAGCAAAAGAATACATTAAACTTCCCTATGCTGTTAAAGGAATGGATCTTTCATTTTCAGGACTTTTAACTGCCGCTTTAAGGAAATACGAAGGTGGATCACCTTTAAGTGATGTATGTTACAGTCTGCAGGAAACTGCTTTTTCTATGCTTGTTGAAGTAACAGAGCGAGCTTTAGCTCATACCAAAAAACGAGAAGTTCTGCTGTGCGGAGGGGTTGCTGCAAACAGTAGGCTGCGCGAAATGGTAAGTATAATGGCTGAAGAACATTTTGCAGAGTTTTATATGCCGCCAATGAAGTACTGTGGAGATAATGGGGCCATGATTGCCTGGATGGGGCAGTTGATGTATAAATACGGGTTAACTCAGCAGATAGAGGATACAACTGTGATCCAAAAGTACAGGACAGACCAGGTTGACGTTCCCTGGATGCATAAATCAAAAAAACATCTGGTTTTACCGGGAAAAATTGCAGAAAAAGGGGCAGAAGCAAACATTTACACAGATAACTGGCTGAATCACGAAGCATTTGTTAAACAGAGGATCCCAAAAAGTTACAGAATTCCTGAAATTGACCACAGGCTGCGGAAAAAGAGGACAAAGAAAGAGGCAAAACTTTTAGGCGAAGCAAAAATGTGCGACGTCAAAACTCCACTTATCTATGACATAAATAGGAAAGAACATGCCCTTGTTTTAGAAAAAATCGAGGGGAAAATAATTAAAGATGTTTTTGAAGATGCTTCCCTGGATGAAATAAAAGTGATTTCAAGGAAAATAGGTGAAAATATAGCAAAGCTGCACAACTGCGGCATAATTCACGGGGACCTTACAACTTCAAATTTAATTCTAGAAGATAATGATGTGGTTTTCATAGATTTTGGACTTGGAAAAAATTCAGATTTAGTTGAGGATAAAGGTGTTGACCTCCTGGTATTTAAAAAAGCTATTAGTGGAATTCATTACAAAATCGCGGATTTATGCTTTACAGAAATCTTGAAAGGGTATGAAACTGCAGATGATTATGAAGAGATAGCTGAAAAAATTGATGAAATTGAGGGAAGGAGAAGGTACACTGTAAATAATACAGAACAAAAGTAA
- the cobT gene encoding nicotinate mononucleotide-dependent phosphoribosyltransferase CobT — MKTLSNNAISDDSTLNKNIKCYGSSEILSELKGKDTLFLCVIATTKTSNIPGITGAGATPELTEYTPAADLELVIYGEPKCLPEIPQTVTGDAVAPTPAVITKASLELADIPIIVADAGTGIKPDIPYIKLGNRPGEDVRTGNAVPNAREIFEKGVLLGKTLSKLTDHLVIGESTPAGTTTALGVLTALGYDAKQKVSGSMPENPHNLKYEAVMEGLKAAGYGEGEVVEDALKAVEIVGDPTIPAVAGIVMGSSIPVVLAGGTQMTAVCSVIKGIDPGFDFSKLCIATTIFVAEDETADINQLTRQVADINIFAVDPEFEKSSVAGLKNYLDGSVKEGVGAGGVMMAALLKDVSIDNIRLKIEDLCDKIF; from the coding sequence ATGAAAACTTTATCAAATAATGCAATTTCAGATGACAGTACCCTTAATAAAAATATAAAATGCTACGGATCATCAGAAATTCTAAGTGAACTAAAGGGAAAAGATACTTTATTTTTATGTGTAATAGCAACTACAAAGACTTCCAATATTCCTGGAATAACTGGAGCAGGTGCCACACCGGAACTTACTGAATATACTCCTGCTGCAGATCTGGAACTTGTAATATACGGCGAACCAAAATGCCTGCCAGAGATCCCGCAAACAGTGACTGGAGACGCGGTTGCTCCAACTCCTGCAGTGATAACAAAAGCGTCTCTTGAACTTGCTGATATCCCTATAATAGTGGCTGATGCTGGAACTGGGATAAAACCTGATATTCCTTACATTAAACTGGGTAATAGGCCGGGTGAAGATGTAAGAACTGGAAATGCTGTGCCGAATGCAAGAGAAATATTTGAAAAAGGGGTTTTACTTGGAAAAACATTATCAAAATTAACAGATCACCTTGTAATTGGGGAAAGTACCCCTGCAGGCACAACTACTGCTTTAGGAGTTTTAACCGCATTAGGATACGATGCAAAGCAGAAAGTAAGTGGGAGCATGCCTGAAAATCCTCATAATTTAAAATATGAAGCAGTAATGGAAGGCCTTAAAGCTGCAGGGTATGGGGAAGGAGAAGTTGTGGAAGATGCACTGAAGGCTGTTGAAATCGTTGGAGATCCAACTATTCCTGCTGTAGCGGGGATTGTAATGGGTTCTTCTATACCAGTTGTACTTGCTGGAGGTACGCAGATGACTGCAGTGTGTTCTGTTATTAAAGGCATTGATCCTGGGTTTGATTTCTCTAAGCTGTGTATTGCAACAACTATTTTTGTTGCAGAAGATGAAACAGCAGATATTAATCAGCTAACACGTCAGGTTGCCGATATTAATATTTTTGCAGTTGACCCTGAATTTGAGAAATCTTCTGTTGCAGGGCTTAAAAACTATTTGGATGGCTCTGTAAAAGAGGGTGTAGGTGCAGGCGGGGTGATGATGGCTGCATTACTTAAAGATGTCTCTATTGATAATATACGATTGAAAATCGAAGATTTATGTGATAAGATCTTTTAG
- a CDS encoding stage II sporulation protein M, whose translation MKKHENLNKRVIKCLKHVVPSKYSFLIFILFYVSGLVFAILKPQYAASYFYYGFFLGNMDVSIQLPDIISLNYLQNHFIYYLGQYSFGIFLNNITLMVLCIFTGIAIVPVMLTGLFAFSGSLTGMLVIKFGIFKAVLILLGSFHLPLEILAALLSIDAFLKFYGSFANMVLKHDTGAFKMSIKNEFLPLILKIIVILAVAAILEVFWSTWWVYILTNHYISWYDFYFGVRSVFVY comes from the coding sequence ATGAAAAAACATGAAAATTTAAATAAAAGGGTTATAAAATGTTTGAAACATGTTGTACCGTCTAAATACTCTTTTTTAATTTTTATTTTATTTTATGTATCTGGTCTAGTATTTGCAATTTTAAAACCGCAGTATGCGGCATCTTATTTTTATTATGGGTTCTTCCTTGGTAATATGGATGTTAGTATTCAGCTGCCAGATATTATTTCATTAAATTATCTCCAGAACCATTTTATTTATTATTTAGGTCAATATTCATTTGGTATTTTTTTAAATAATATTACACTGATGGTTTTATGTATCTTCACAGGTATTGCTATTGTCCCTGTTATGTTAACCGGTTTATTCGCGTTTTCAGGGTCTCTTACAGGCATGCTTGTAATAAAATTTGGAATTTTTAAGGCTGTTTTGATACTTTTAGGATCTTTTCACCTGCCGCTGGAGATTTTAGCTGCTCTTTTATCAATAGACGCATTTTTAAAATTTTATGGATCTTTTGCAAACATGGTATTGAAACATGATACTGGCGCATTTAAAATGAGCATTAAAAATGAATTTTTGCCGTTGATTTTAAAAATTATTGTAATTCTAGCTGTTGCTGCTATTTTAGAGGTCTTTTGGAGTACCTGGTGGGTATATATACTTACCAATCATTATATTTCGTGGTATGATTTTTATTTTGGCGTCCGCTCTGTTTTTGTATACTAA
- a CDS encoding helix-turn-helix transcriptional regulator → MKTRIKEFRAKYNLTQAELAEKVGVRRETIVFLEKGKYNPSLKLAHDIAVILETSIDELFIFEE, encoded by the coding sequence ATGAAAACGAGAATAAAAGAATTCAGGGCTAAATACAATTTGACTCAGGCTGAACTTGCTGAAAAGGTCGGTGTCAGGAGAGAAACTATTGTATTTCTTGAAAAGGGCAAATATAATCCTTCGCTTAAGTTAGCCCATGATATTGCTGTAATTTTAGAAACTAGTATTGATGAACTGTTTATTTTTGAGGAATAA
- the uppP gene encoding undecaprenyl-diphosphatase UppP: protein MDIIQALILGIVQGLTEFLPVSSSAHLVFVPYIIGTTSSLAYDTLLHIGTLVAVVAYFWNDIINMLKSFFSSLLDIFRGQFRKGLQEDQFKKLAWFVIIGTIPAGLAGVLFKSTFESLFNNVIIVGFFLIITGFLLWGSEMMSRKIEDKKSLKNMTLKNSIMIGIAQACAIAPGISRSGATISAGLFLGVDKELAARYSFLLSIPAILGAALVQAKDIGSMMDIGSVAAIAGFIAAIISGYLAVRFMLKLIKERNLLPFAYYCWIIGPLAMILGYIYHL from the coding sequence ATGGATATAATTCAAGCATTAATTCTAGGAATTGTTCAGGGACTAACCGAATTCCTGCCTGTAAGCAGCTCGGCTCACCTGGTATTTGTTCCTTACATCATTGGGACTACTTCAAGCTTAGCCTATGATACTCTGTTACATATTGGAACATTAGTAGCTGTAGTGGCCTATTTCTGGAATGATATAATAAATATGTTAAAGTCATTCTTCTCCAGCTTATTAGATATATTTAGAGGCCAGTTCCGCAAAGGCCTGCAAGAAGACCAGTTCAAAAAACTGGCATGGTTCGTGATCATTGGTACAATACCTGCAGGATTAGCAGGAGTTCTATTTAAGTCAACCTTTGAAAGTTTATTCAATAACGTGATTATAGTAGGGTTCTTTTTGATTATAACCGGTTTTTTACTCTGGGGATCAGAGATGATGTCTCGAAAAATCGAAGACAAAAAAAGTTTAAAAAACATGACCCTCAAAAACTCCATAATGATTGGTATCGCCCAGGCATGTGCTATAGCCCCGGGAATATCTCGTTCTGGAGCCACAATTTCAGCGGGACTATTTTTAGGAGTAGATAAAGAGTTAGCGGCACGTTACAGCTTTTTACTGTCCATACCAGCCATACTTGGTGCTGCCCTCGTACAGGCAAAGGACATCGGTTCTATGATGGATATCGGTAGTGTAGCTGCCATAGCAGGTTTTATAGCTGCCATTATAAGCGGTTACCTTGCAGTGAGATTTATGTTAAAATTAATAAAAGAAAGGAATTTACTTCCATTTGCTTACTACTGCTGGATAATAGGGCCTTTAGCCATGATTTTAGGCTATATCTACCACTTATAA
- a CDS encoding PsbP-related protein has protein sequence MKKWIFILTVLALIISVSGCTTSQPAPANKTYSANGLSFIYPGTWSELDKTAYKSVLDDKGELLAVVGDGSTIFGVARLNKIKNQTDVTLNSLVIYYNVTLNANGTKYVSEGSVTVDGVKGYELTVKASENYLSGVLFIKNRTAYLAVFESSDNNQKTLNQILNSFKIP, from the coding sequence ATGAAGAAATGGATTTTTATATTAACTGTCTTGGCTTTGATTATCTCAGTCTCGGGATGTACAACAAGTCAACCTGCACCGGCTAATAAAACTTATTCTGCAAATGGTTTATCATTCATTTATCCTGGAACTTGGAGTGAACTAGATAAAACAGCTTATAAAAGTGTTTTAGATGATAAAGGTGAACTATTAGCAGTTGTAGGTGATGGATCTACAATTTTTGGGGTTGCCAGGCTTAACAAGATTAAAAATCAGACAGATGTCACATTGAACAGTTTAGTAATATATTATAATGTTACGCTAAACGCTAACGGTACAAAATATGTATCAGAAGGTTCTGTAACTGTTGATGGAGTTAAAGGATATGAATTAACTGTAAAAGCATCAGAAAATTATTTATCTGGAGTTTTGTTCATTAAAAATCGTACAGCTTATCTGGCTGTTTTTGAATCCTCTGATAATAATCAAAAAACGCTTAATCAGATATTGAATAGCTTTAAAATACCTTAA